The stretch of DNA GCAATTGGGATACGCCAAGAGCAAGTGGGTCGCCGAGCAACTCGTGCTGAAGGCGGGCCGCCGGGGCGTACCCGTGACGGTCCACCGTCCCGGCCAGATGTGGGGCGACTCGCGGAGTGGAGCCTGCCAGGAGAACGACTTCGTCTGGCGGTTCATCAGGGGTTCTCTCCAGGCCGGTCTGTATCCACGCAGGTTCCGGCTACCTATGAACATTGTTCCGGTCGACTACGTCAGTGCCGCGATCGTCGCCCTCTCACGGAACCCGCGGGCGATCGGCGGGATCTTCCACCAGGTCAGCCCCGATGTGCTCGGCCCTGAGAAGATCCTCGGCCTGTTGCGCAGTGCCGGGTACGAGCTGGCGGAGGTCAGCATCCTGAAGTGGATGAAGGCCATCGCGGCGGACGTCACCAACTCCATGTTTCCGCTGATGCGCGTCGTAGCTGAATGGGAGAAGGTCGACGTGGCGGAGTTCTCGGACGTGGCCACCCGGGAGTTCCTTGTCGATGCCGGGCTTCCCAGGCCGGATATCGACGAGGAGGTGTTCTCGGCGTATGTGGCGTACTTCGTCCGTCATGGCATCCTGCCGGATCCCGCGACGGTCACCGGCCCCTGATACTCCGCCGATATCGCCCCGCGCCAACGGCGGTGAGCGCACCCGCATGCGGCGGCTCAGCGGAGGTGTCGCCGGAAGTCCTCGGTCACAGCCCCGGCGACATCGGCATTCCGCTGCTCGCCGCCCGGCAGAGCTTTCTGGCAGGCCGACTGCTGTGCCGTCGTTGGCGGTGTGGTTCGACCCGCCCGGTCCCCGTACAGAGCACGCCCATCGCCTCGACGGCGGCTGTCCCGGTGCCCCACACCGCACCGACATGATCAACACGTGAATCTCTGTGATCAAGACCATGGTCGTACCGATAGCCCGAGAAGCACATTCCCGCGTCGCCCGCTACGCAGGCCACGGCGCTTGCCGACCGGGTGCGGCAGGTACGGATGCGTCGTGAAAGTATGGAGGGAAACCAGGTATGAAGTTCTTGCACCGTGAGCGCGCCGCGTTGGAGAACACGCTGCCAGGGCTGGACCAGCAGCTGGCCGCGCATTCACTCGCGGGCCTGGAGCGCTCCGATGGTCCGGCACTGGCCGCGTTCATCGAGGCGGGCGGGCCCGCGCTCCTGGTTCCCGCCGAGCATGGCGGACAAGGAGCCGACCTGCTCACCGCAACGCGCGTGCAGCGCGCTCTGGGCGCCCGCTCCCCTTCGCTGGCCGTGGCCACCACCATGCACCACTTCTCCGTCGGCGCCGTGGTCGAGGCAGCAGCGCACAGCGATGGCTTGGAATCGATGCTGCTGGCGGCGATCGCCCAGGACGGGCTGCTGCTTGCCTCCGGATTCGCTGAGGGCCGCACCGGTCAGGGCATCCTTGCTCCGCATCTCACCGTCCGGGTGGAGGGAGAGAGAATGTGGCTGAGCGGGTCGAAGAAGCCGTGCAGCCTGGCCCGGTCGATGAATCTCCTCACCGCCTCGATCGCGCTGCCCGGCCCCGACGGCACGCCGCAGCTGGCCATCGCCCTGATCCCGGCCGACGCGCCCGGGCTGAGCGTCCGTCCGTTCTGGAACAGTCCGATCCTGGCCGGAGCCGAAAGCGACGAGGTGGTCTTGGAGAATGTGGAGGTGGCCGCCGACCTGGTGGTGCGCACCGACGTCACCGACGACGGCCGCCTGGACCACCTGCAGACGGTCGGCTTCGTCTGGTTCGAGTTACTGATGACCGCCAGCTACCTGGGCGTGGCCTCCGCATTGGTGGAACGCACCTTGGCCAACGCCAGGGTGGAAGCGGCGATACGCGCCGAGTCCGCCACCGACGTCGAGGGGGCCTTCCTTGCCGTCGAGGCCCTGGCCGCATCTCCCGAGCCGATCGGGCAGGACACCCTCACCCAGGCGCTGATCTGCCGCTACGCCGCCCAGGACGCGATCAACCGAGTGCTGGCGTCCACGGTGGAGGCCCTGGGCGGAATGGCCTTTGTCTCCTCCGGCGACATCGCCTACCTCAACTCCGCATGCCGCGCACTGGCCTTTCACCCGCCCTCGCGCCACCGCATGGCCGCCCGACTGGTGGACACTCTGGCCGGCGAGCCGCTGCGGCTTTCCTGACTCCGACCGCCGCTTCGGGTGCGGGCGGAGAACGCGTTCGCGCCCGGGCCATCATCCTTCACTGCCGGTTCGCCGACGTCCGCCCGGGAACGAACGGCTGGGTCCCCCTGTCGCACCGTGGCCCGCATCCCCCTGGGCGAACGCCCGCCCGAAGCCCTGGCCATTCGTACGCACAACGCTGCCCACCCATGGAGTGTTCCGACGTGTCTTCTGCTACCGCCTTCCCGCTCACCAGCGCCTCCGGCATCCTCGGCGCGGCGTTGATTCCCCCACTATCGCGCTGCCATCTGATCGCCCTGAGCCGCCACGCCCCGCTCTCCAGTGCCGACGGGCTCCACCCGGGGGACCTGACCGAGCACCGCCCGGGCCTGGCCCCGTTCAGGACCAGGCCGGTGGCAGCCGGGCACGGCCCCTACGGCGACAACGCCCTCGCCCCGGCCGACGGCGGCGGTCAGCCGTGAGCCATCCGAGGGCCCTGCACGCCCCTGTCCAGGCCGTGACGTCAGAGGCGTTCCGGTACGTGTTCGCCCAACTGCCCACCGGTGTCACCATTGTGACGTCCAATTGCCCCGACGGCACCAGCCCCTGTGGGATGACCGCAAGTGCCGTGTGCTCGCTCTCCCTTCACCCGCTGATGGTGTTGGTCTGCCTCAACAACCACAGCCGCACCCTGGCCGGGATCCGGTTCAACGGCGGCTTCGCACTCAACCTTCTGCGCCACGACCAAGCCCCCCTGGCAGAGCAGTTCGCCGACGCCGCGATCAGCCAAAGCGACCGTTTCGCCCGCACCCGCCACCACCAGACCGACGCCCTGCCCGTGCTGAGCGACGCGCTGGCCTGGCTGACCTGCCAGGTCGCCCACATGCATCCG from Streptomyces asiaticus encodes:
- a CDS encoding thioester reductase domain-containing protein, producing MTSPTLSEVTEEFTDDIRLHEDITGFAAPDPHTVSEVFLTGATGFLGAFLLRQLLAHGLTVHCLVRAPDADAGLKRLEENLRRYELLDTLDLDAVRVVTGDVTRPRLGMPEETYTELAGRIGTIYHSAAKVNFLTIYKWLRRATVDATHEILRLACAAGAILHHTSTTAVFEPTADQPPRGELDPTGPPQALQLGYAKSKWVAEQLVLKAGRRGVPVTVHRPGQMWGDSRSGACQENDFVWRFIRGSLQAGLYPRRFRLPMNIVPVDYVSAAIVALSRNPRAIGGIFHQVSPDVLGPEKILGLLRSAGYELAEVSILKWMKAIAADVTNSMFPLMRVVAEWEKVDVAEFSDVATREFLVDAGLPRPDIDEEVFSAYVAYFVRHGILPDPATVTGP
- a CDS encoding flavin reductase family protein, with the protein product MFAQLPTGVTIVTSNCPDGTSPCGMTASAVCSLSLHPLMVLVCLNNHSRTLAGIRFNGGFALNLLRHDQAPLAEQFADAAISQSDRFARTRHHQTDALPVLSDALAWLTCQVAHMHPGGDHTIVTATVRSIGSGGSPGGSPPLVWHNRKFTTLA
- a CDS encoding acyl-CoA dehydrogenase family protein, with the protein product MKFLHRERAALENTLPGLDQQLAAHSLAGLERSDGPALAAFIEAGGPALLVPAEHGGQGADLLTATRVQRALGARSPSLAVATTMHHFSVGAVVEAAAHSDGLESMLLAAIAQDGLLLASGFAEGRTGQGILAPHLTVRVEGERMWLSGSKKPCSLARSMNLLTASIALPGPDGTPQLAIALIPADAPGLSVRPFWNSPILAGAESDEVVLENVEVAADLVVRTDVTDDGRLDHLQTVGFVWFELLMTASYLGVASALVERTLANARVEAAIRAESATDVEGAFLAVEALAASPEPIGQDTLTQALICRYAAQDAINRVLASTVEALGGMAFVSSGDIAYLNSACRALAFHPPSRHRMAARLVDTLAGEPLRLS